One Nocardioides luti DNA window includes the following coding sequences:
- the topA gene encoding type I DNA topoisomerase, which yields MAHKLVIVESPAKAQKIGGFLGKGYVVESSVGHIRDLPQSAADTPAKIKDKPWGRLAVDVENGFEPHYVVPHRQREQVRKLKNLLKDADELFLATDEDREGEAIAWHLLDELKPKNIPVRRMVFHEITQPAILAAAENPRELDMDLVEAQEARRILDRLYGYEVSPVLWKKVMSGLSAGRVQSVATRLVVDRERDRMKFKVASYWDLEGTFDAGSKHEQRMFPARVHSVDGARVARGSDFGQDGLLKESAQGKVVHLDRTRAQGLSDALQESTFEVRSVESKPYRRSPYAPFRTTTMQQEASRKLGFSASSTMSVAQRLYENGFITYMRTDSSTLSGGAVEAARAQVRELYGAEYLPDAPRTYASKVKNAQEAHEAIRPAGDTFRTPAQTGLTGDQFRLYELIWMRTVASQMKDAVGNTVTIRLGGAASSGEDVVFSSSGRTITFHGFLKAYVEGTDDASDSKDDSEARLPALVEGDAVSAASVSASGHETKPPARYTEATLVKELEEREIGRPSTYASIIKTITDRGYVYKKGTALVPAWLAFSVIRLLEEHFSRQVSYEFTAVMEDVLDEIAAGRKDRGTELAEFYYGSDTVKGLHPLVTELGDIDARELATFPVGGPDSGIHLRVGRYGPYLEGPDDEGNPIGKRANVPDDLPPDELTLEKATELFANPAGEEIELGSHPETGLRVVAKNGRFGPYVTEDLPDDAKKNDKPRTGSLFKSMSLDTITLDDAVKLLSLPRVVGVDPEDPDQQEITAQNGRYGPYLKKGTDSRSLTTEDQLFTVTLDEALKIYAQPKQRGRAAAAPPLKELGNDPVSGQPVVVKAGRFGEYVTDGEYNATLRKDDSIEDLTLERAAELLADRRARGPAKKAAKKGAKKAPAKKAAAKKATVKKATVKKTAAKKTAAKKTAAKATAKKA from the coding sequence GTGGCACACAAGTTGGTGATCGTCGAGTCCCCGGCGAAGGCCCAGAAGATCGGTGGGTTCCTCGGCAAGGGGTACGTCGTCGAGTCCTCGGTCGGTCACATCCGCGACCTCCCGCAGAGTGCCGCGGACACGCCGGCGAAGATCAAGGACAAGCCGTGGGGTCGGCTGGCGGTCGACGTCGAGAACGGCTTCGAGCCGCACTACGTGGTGCCGCACCGCCAGCGCGAGCAGGTGCGCAAGCTCAAGAACCTGCTCAAGGACGCCGACGAGCTCTTCCTCGCCACCGATGAGGACCGCGAGGGCGAGGCCATCGCGTGGCACCTGCTCGACGAGCTGAAGCCGAAGAACATCCCGGTGCGCCGGATGGTCTTCCACGAGATCACCCAGCCGGCGATCCTGGCCGCCGCCGAGAACCCGCGCGAGCTCGACATGGACCTCGTCGAGGCCCAGGAGGCGCGCCGCATCCTCGACCGCCTCTACGGCTACGAGGTCTCGCCGGTCCTGTGGAAGAAGGTCATGTCCGGCCTCTCCGCCGGGCGCGTGCAGTCGGTCGCCACCCGCTTGGTCGTCGACCGCGAGCGCGACCGGATGAAGTTCAAGGTCGCGTCGTACTGGGACCTCGAGGGCACCTTCGACGCCGGCTCCAAGCACGAGCAGCGGATGTTCCCGGCCCGCGTGCACTCCGTCGACGGCGCCCGCGTCGCCCGCGGCTCAGACTTCGGCCAGGACGGGCTGCTCAAGGAGTCGGCCCAGGGCAAGGTCGTGCACCTCGACCGGACCCGCGCCCAGGGACTCTCGGACGCGCTGCAGGAGTCGACCTTCGAGGTCCGCTCGGTCGAGTCCAAGCCGTACCGCCGCTCGCCGTACGCCCCCTTCCGCACGACCACGATGCAGCAGGAGGCCAGCCGCAAGCTGGGCTTCTCCGCGTCGAGCACGATGTCGGTCGCGCAGCGGCTGTACGAGAACGGCTTCATCACCTACATGCGCACCGACTCCTCGACGCTGTCGGGCGGTGCCGTCGAGGCCGCCCGCGCCCAGGTGCGCGAGCTGTACGGCGCCGAGTACCTCCCCGACGCCCCGCGGACCTACGCCTCCAAGGTCAAGAACGCGCAGGAGGCGCACGAGGCGATCCGCCCCGCCGGCGACACCTTCCGCACGCCCGCGCAGACCGGTCTCACCGGCGACCAGTTCCGGCTCTACGAGCTGATCTGGATGCGCACCGTCGCCTCGCAGATGAAGGACGCGGTCGGCAACACCGTCACGATCCGCCTCGGCGGCGCGGCGAGCAGCGGCGAGGACGTCGTCTTCAGCTCCAGCGGCCGCACGATCACCTTCCACGGCTTCCTCAAGGCGTACGTCGAGGGCACCGACGACGCCTCCGACTCGAAGGACGACTCGGAGGCGCGGCTGCCCGCGCTCGTCGAGGGCGACGCCGTCTCGGCCGCGTCGGTCTCCGCGTCCGGCCACGAGACCAAGCCGCCGGCGCGCTACACCGAGGCCACGCTGGTCAAGGAGCTCGAGGAGCGCGAGATCGGCCGCCCGTCGACGTACGCCTCGATCATCAAGACCATCACCGACCGCGGCTACGTCTACAAGAAGGGCACGGCGCTGGTGCCGGCCTGGCTGGCGTTCTCGGTGATCCGGCTCCTCGAGGAGCACTTCAGCCGCCAGGTGTCCTACGAGTTCACCGCCGTGATGGAGGACGTCCTCGACGAGATCGCCGCCGGCCGCAAGGACCGCGGGACCGAGCTGGCGGAGTTCTACTACGGCTCCGACACCGTCAAGGGCCTGCACCCGCTCGTGACCGAGCTCGGCGACATCGACGCGCGCGAGCTGGCGACCTTCCCCGTCGGCGGGCCCGACAGCGGGATCCACCTGCGGGTGGGCCGCTACGGGCCGTACCTCGAGGGTCCCGACGACGAGGGCAACCCGATCGGCAAGCGGGCGAACGTGCCCGACGACCTGCCGCCCGACGAGCTGACCCTCGAGAAGGCCACCGAGCTGTTCGCGAACCCGGCCGGCGAGGAGATCGAGCTCGGCTCCCACCCGGAGACCGGGCTGCGGGTCGTGGCGAAGAACGGCCGCTTCGGCCCCTACGTCACCGAGGACCTCCCCGACGACGCGAAGAAGAACGACAAGCCGCGCACCGGTTCGCTGTTCAAGTCGATGTCGCTCGACACGATCACGCTCGACGACGCGGTGAAGCTGCTGTCGCTGCCGCGCGTGGTCGGCGTGGACCCCGAGGACCCCGACCAGCAGGAGATCACGGCGCAGAACGGCCGCTACGGGCCCTACCTCAAGAAGGGCACCGACTCCCGGTCCCTCACGACCGAGGACCAGCTCTTCACGGTCACGCTCGACGAGGCGCTGAAGATCTACGCCCAGCCCAAGCAGCGGGGGCGGGCCGCGGCCGCCCCGCCGCTCAAGGAGCTCGGCAACGACCCGGTGTCTGGCCAGCCGGTGGTCGTGAAGGCCGGTCGCTTCGGGGAGTACGTCACCGACGGCGAGTACAACGCCACGCTCCGCAAGGACGACAGCATCGAGGACCTGACCCTCGAGCGGGCGGCCGAGCTCCTCGCCGACCGCCGCGCCCGCGGGCCGGCCAAGAAGGCCGCGAAGAAGGGTGCCAAGAAGGCGCCGGCCAAGAAGGCGGCCGCCAAGAAGGCCACGGTCAAGAAGGCGACCGTGAAGAAGACGGCGGCCAAGAAGACTGCCGCCAAGAAGACTGCAGCGAAGGCCACCGCGAAGAAGGCGTGA
- a CDS encoding DUF7059 domain-containing protein → MTTSELPTRLRAALQQAGFTYDAVAEVLGPLAHDALARNETVPGLRRTAGGSPLETLVRLFLLQTPVAATAAEAALPGLLDRMAAEGLVEQTVGEVAARLDVRPYATGEDDLWVVSDLTPGLDGRPNRVGTDHVLGISSASSSLAQLTMREPVGRSLDLGTGCGVQALHLATHSREVVATDVNTRALRLTRFNAVLNDAPAPIDVREGSFFEPVRGERFDLIATNPPFVISPATGERLVYRDSGLPGDRVVEDIVRAAPDHLTEGGWCQVLANWVITRDRPWDERLLGWVADDCDAFVVQRELIDPAAYVELWLKDAGLHGAPDYLVRYDTWLSWFEDQGIEAVGFGWINLRRTATADQPGARTRDFLEWPYDVEQPIAPAIHAWGDAVGVEVREDSRLVVRSDVQQETVGQPGAEDPDTVVLRQQRGLRRARRADTVEAALVGACDGELSVGQILDALAQLLDLDAAQTRATYLPVVAELVVEGFLEAHDV, encoded by the coding sequence GTGACCACGAGCGAGCTCCCCACGCGGCTGCGGGCCGCGCTCCAGCAGGCCGGCTTCACCTACGACGCGGTGGCCGAGGTGCTCGGACCGCTCGCGCACGACGCGCTGGCCCGCAACGAGACGGTGCCGGGGCTGCGCCGTACGGCCGGCGGCTCGCCCCTCGAGACCCTGGTGCGGCTGTTCCTGCTGCAGACCCCGGTGGCGGCCACGGCCGCGGAGGCGGCCCTGCCCGGGCTGCTGGACCGGATGGCCGCGGAGGGGCTCGTCGAGCAGACCGTCGGCGAGGTCGCGGCGCGGCTCGACGTCCGCCCCTACGCCACCGGCGAGGACGACCTGTGGGTCGTCAGCGACCTGACCCCGGGCCTGGACGGCCGTCCGAACCGGGTCGGCACCGACCACGTGCTCGGCATCAGCTCGGCCTCGTCGTCGCTGGCGCAGCTGACGATGCGGGAGCCGGTGGGCCGCTCGCTCGACCTCGGGACCGGGTGCGGGGTGCAGGCCCTGCACCTGGCCACGCACAGCCGCGAGGTCGTCGCGACCGACGTGAACACGCGCGCCCTGCGGCTGACCCGCTTCAACGCCGTGCTGAACGACGCGCCGGCGCCGATCGACGTGCGCGAGGGCTCCTTCTTCGAGCCGGTCCGTGGCGAGCGGTTCGACCTGATCGCCACCAACCCGCCGTTCGTCATCTCGCCGGCGACGGGGGAGCGGCTGGTCTACCGCGACTCGGGCCTGCCCGGCGACCGGGTCGTCGAGGACATCGTGCGGGCGGCCCCCGACCACCTCACCGAGGGCGGCTGGTGCCAGGTGCTGGCCAACTGGGTGATCACGCGGGACCGGCCGTGGGACGAGCGGCTGCTCGGCTGGGTCGCCGACGACTGCGACGCGTTCGTCGTCCAGCGCGAGCTGATCGACCCGGCGGCGTACGTCGAGCTCTGGCTCAAGGACGCGGGCCTGCACGGGGCCCCGGACTACCTGGTCCGCTACGACACCTGGCTGTCGTGGTTCGAGGACCAGGGCATCGAGGCGGTCGGCTTCGGGTGGATCAACCTGCGCCGGACCGCGACCGCCGACCAGCCGGGCGCCCGCACCCGCGACTTCCTCGAGTGGCCGTACGACGTCGAGCAGCCGATCGCGCCGGCGATCCACGCCTGGGGTGACGCGGTGGGCGTGGAGGTGCGCGAGGACTCCCGCCTCGTCGTTCGGTCGGACGTGCAGCAGGAGACCGTGGGCCAGCCCGGCGCCGAGGACCCGGACACCGTGGTCCTGCGCCAGCAGCGCGGCCTGCGCCGGGCACGTCGGGCCGACACGGTCGAGGCCGCCCTGGTCGGGGCCTGCGACGGGGAGCTGAGCGTCGGGCAGATCCTCGACGCGCTGGCCCAGCTGCTGGACCTCGACGCGGCGCAGACCCGGGCGACGTACCTCCCCGTCGTGGCGGAGCTGGTGGTCGAGGGCTTCCTGGAGGCTCACGACGTCTAG